The Gemmatimonas sp. sequence CATACGCGCCTTGCGGAGGTACGCACGCGGATCGCGCGTCATCCACGACGTCGTGACCATGCGAACGTTCTCCGCCGCGGCCACGATGCGGGTCAGCCCGCGTGTGCGTCGTTCGATGTCGACGACCTGCGCGGCCAACGAATCGGCGGTATGCAGTTGGCCCCGATGCAGCGCCTGCGTGGCGCGCAGCAACATGATCTGGGCGCTCAGCACACTTTCGATATCGTTCACGCTCTTGCTTCCAGCGGCCGCGACTATCGCCTCGTTGGCGGCTTCAGCGCCGTGAAATGTGAGCTCGAGCGTCGCGTATTCGATGCAGGCGCGCGCGTACGCGTCGCTGGTGGGCCCGTACGCCCGCAATGCCAGTGCTCGTGCCGAATCGAGCACGGCATGCGCGTGGGTATACCGGGATTGTGCCGCGTAGTTGGCACCGAACGCCGTGTAGAGACGCGCCCGGATGCGCGCGTCATCGGCGAATTCACGGGAGACGCGCGTGACCGCACTGTCGAGCAGTTGCCCGATGGTGCCGGCTGGCCCCATGCTGATGAGCGGATCTTGCGACACCGTTGACGTGCCGTTCATGATGCCCGCCATGAAGGTGGCCGCCCGTTCGGTACGAGCGGCTTCAAAGCGCAAGTTGCGCGCTTGTTGCAGCGACAGCAGACTCACGCCAAGCGCGGTGAGCAGCGCCAGCGAGGTGCCGAACACCAACGACCGATGCCGTCTCGTGAACGCCCACACGCGATAGCCGACGGTGCCTTGGCGCGCCAGCACGCGATCTCGCCGGAGGAATCGGTGCACGTCCTCGCTGAGGGCGAGCGCACTGGCGTATCGCTTGCCCGGCTCGCGTTGCAACGCCTGCAGCATGATCGCGTCGAGTTCGCCAACGAGCGCTGCCGACAGTTTCCTCGTGCTGTCAAGACCACGGCTGCGGGCTGCCGCGTCCGACGATGCACCTGCGATCGCACTGGGGACGCGCGGGGTGCCGCTGCGGACTTCCCAGAGCCGCGCGAATCCATCGCGGCCCGCGAGGTCGAGTGGCGGTTCGCCGGTGAGCAGCGTGCAGAGGAGCGCACCCAGTGCATAGACGTCCGTTGCCGTTGACGCGAGTTCGCCGTTGGCCTGCTCCGGCGCGGCATACGCCGCCGTGAATGGCGACATCCCGTCCGCCGTGACGGACGCGCCGGCGCTGTGCTCGTCGAGCAATTTGGCCACGCCGAAATCGAGCAGCTTGACCGTGCCGTCAGCGGTGACGAGCACGTTGCTTGGCTTAAGATCGCGATGCACCACCAGGCGCTGATGCGCATGCTGTACGGCGTGACAGACCGCACGAAACAGGTCGAGCCGCGCGGAGATGGAGAGCGCACGGGCATCGCAGTATTCGTCGATGGCCACGCCGTCCACATACTCCATCGCGAGCCATGGTGTGCCTGACGCGGTGG is a genomic window containing:
- a CDS encoding serine/threonine-protein kinase; amino-acid sequence: MPELPPHHPSPSTTTDEWSTLKSLWFELADLSIDEQRCRLEASGASPAIVARLGQMIEAVELVGDRFDAPAHVALGFGAATPDDLPVASLIGHRVGPYRVIRLVGRGGMGAVYEAERDDAEYHQRVAIKSLWRGADSDVLLHRFRAERQILAALQHPNIAQLIDGGATASGTPWLAMEYVDGVAIDEYCDARALSISARLDLFRAVCHAVQHAHQRLVVHRDLKPSNVLVTADGTVKLLDFGVAKLLDEHSAGASVTADGMSPFTAAYAAPEQANGELASTATDVYALGALLCTLLTGEPPLDLAGRDGFARLWEVRSGTPRVPSAIAGASSDAAARSRGLDSTRKLSAALVGELDAIMLQALQREPGKRYASALALSEDVHRFLRRDRVLARQGTVGYRVWAFTRRHRSLVFGTSLALLTALGVSLLSLQQARNLRFEAARTERAATFMAGIMNGTSTVSQDPLISMGPAGTIGQLLDSAVTRVSREFADDARIRARLYTAFGANYAAQSRYTHAHAVLDSARALALRAYGPTSDAYARACIEYATLELTFHGAEAANEAIVAAAGSKSVNDIESVLSAQIMLLRATQALHRGQLHTADSLAAQVVDIERRTRGLTRIVAAAENVRMVTTSWMTRDPRAYLRKARMIERITDSLDMQVSKERDGAADAAIESMLVLGRADSAAARTRMQGERLQRSFGAQPWVQVWAAKSAALLASLRGDTATRRVELAKGRAIIDSLAEFPLVLRIVFNSGYVDDALVRQDVASALSMALRTRDAVLPTQSPYLLSFAYLYTGMAYLAGGTPVAAESELRAGLTMIAQAPDLWSMGSRLRRPLVDALTKQGKLAAADSVRRLDPPKGAMPPCTPGGKWTGCPDL